Proteins encoded within one genomic window of Geotalea daltonii FRC-32:
- a CDS encoding CxxxxCH/CxxCH domain c-type cytochrome yields the protein MKAMTIGTKGEMTMKMIRQNLNNDHRSLNMAWCLAVAIVGLLFASVISVQAADLLHNSADTASTKWQAAGGWGVAGGKYGKFDCATCHEPDADNLKNIRKTITTPNGQNWPNGAPSVNVTFLNSTSMGYDKDGHATSSRICEICHSANQFHNFNTANNSGGLAHPTPQAVCTSCHKHNTGFKAACGGCHGNPPTAAVLGGDYGLIGKPRPSNAMPSGQVGAHATHTQTRNMVCDTCHYINNGTIKMPNLSNTIDIGFYGFGGKVTSGTYIPYSSSNRGYRIASGTANTTIASVVTNYPAANKCANVYCHGGGVKVGSTQVKAPLTGGTNTIPKWDSSSQNACGSCHGINAASPPTMGSHMKHVVPVWSAESGNCDLCHPAIDMSHVQGSLRWEMKVSDPRVGANAAYKGLWKGATGEMAPSDNYGQCTNVACHTDGKGQPPRLDATWGSSTFNADCAGCHGGNADSVAPIASDMHGQHINQLSVNGVNFGCAECHAQTVTADRTIGMPGNHLNQLVNYSGARAGKNKAACNVAYCHSDGKGGAGMVVNWAGGTPIGNCVGCHGSAIPADFASVYGEPNYASTGEGQTRANSHKKHMAGGSGSCVYCHTGTVTGTGALTGAAHLDKTIQVAPGGGESFAYPGGKTCSTISCHGSGSPNAVWGATFATECTGCHGGNAAIAPSDIKTGKHAQHINNAGVNGTNFGCAECHAQTVSGDRTISNSTLHPDKLVNYSGARAGKNAASCNTAYCHTNGKGGSGIAVNWATGPAIDNCTGCHGAAIPADFASIYGEPNYTSTGSGLDLANSHKKHVGTSGSSTCVYCHGRTVAADGKLSGADHIDRFIQVAPGGGKTFLYPGSKTCSNISCHGTGSPDAVWGAAMPFDCTGCHGGNTAAAPGDIKTGSHTQHINQAALNGVDYGCAECHAQTVAGDRSVIDQGIHGNLLVNYSGARAGKDAAACNTSYCHSDGKRSPGMVVSWTGGTPITNCVGCHGVASPAAFTSVAGEPNYANEGLGLFKANSHATHTQKLKISGVSVTGAASCEICHIDTVTTAGTAILSNANHLNGSVNVKLDTAKAGLTADYNYSTRTCSTISCHGGGSPRWGDAASAGCNACHANLSGAHAAHIGNLISAGMISFYNFTANRSTGTFYRYGCGNCHPAADDTTHRNNVVEIILRKDKPGASHLVSLNNLITTDTGGFTKTAADNFTCETVYCHSNGRTTGTAEVLVAGDYRQTPNWYGTFTGNRCAMCHDNPPRYAGQSHYVAESSLGDNGVRPFAETAHMTGIHYMNTYVGNNRNGYLGYSSSGNMAHGNPGLATTISCYTCHSGIVSSTKVDTYAMYDTSSDFRCATCHKPGSRTPLQAGEITDTALHINGAKEVRFAPITIKTKAQLANVANALGWSRSGGYKTDTSYDSADLSVATWNAQSKTCLTACHVNQPGITWGAQLKCVSCHANQ from the coding sequence ATGAAAGCAATGACTATCGGGACAAAAGGTGAAATGACGATGAAGATGATTCGACAGAATCTGAATAATGATCACCGGAGCTTGAATATGGCGTGGTGCCTTGCAGTTGCCATCGTCGGTCTTCTTTTTGCTTCCGTTATCAGTGTCCAGGCAGCTGACCTTCTTCACAACAGTGCCGATACAGCATCGACAAAATGGCAGGCAGCGGGAGGGTGGGGTGTTGCCGGGGGGAAATACGGGAAATTTGATTGTGCCACCTGCCACGAGCCTGATGCCGACAACCTGAAAAACATCCGCAAGACAATTACTACACCCAACGGCCAAAATTGGCCAAACGGCGCGCCATCAGTAAATGTGACCTTTCTCAATTCCACCAGCATGGGTTATGACAAAGACGGGCACGCCACTTCCAGCCGTATTTGCGAGATCTGCCATAGTGCGAACCAGTTTCATAACTTCAACACGGCCAACAATAGTGGCGGCCTGGCCCATCCTACACCCCAGGCAGTCTGCACTTCCTGTCACAAACATAATACCGGCTTTAAGGCAGCCTGCGGCGGCTGCCACGGGAACCCGCCCACGGCAGCGGTTCTTGGCGGCGATTACGGCTTGATCGGTAAACCTCGACCGTCCAATGCCATGCCCTCCGGGCAGGTCGGCGCCCATGCAACACACACCCAGACCCGCAACATGGTTTGCGATACCTGTCACTACATCAACAACGGCACCATCAAGATGCCCAACCTGAGCAACACCATCGATATTGGCTTCTATGGTTTCGGCGGCAAGGTAACCAGCGGTACCTATATTCCATATTCTTCCAGCAATCGCGGCTATCGCATTGCCTCCGGCACCGCCAATACGACTATCGCCTCTGTGGTCACCAATTATCCGGCTGCCAACAAATGCGCCAATGTTTACTGCCATGGCGGTGGTGTCAAGGTGGGCTCTACCCAGGTCAAGGCACCTCTCACGGGTGGGACCAATACGATCCCCAAATGGGATTCAAGTTCTCAGAATGCCTGTGGCAGCTGCCACGGAATCAATGCCGCCAGTCCACCGACAATGGGGAGCCATATGAAGCATGTGGTGCCGGTCTGGTCGGCAGAAAGCGGCAACTGTGACCTTTGTCATCCGGCCATAGATATGTCCCATGTGCAAGGGAGTTTGCGCTGGGAAATGAAGGTAAGCGACCCCCGTGTTGGAGCCAATGCAGCGTACAAAGGTCTCTGGAAGGGTGCTACCGGCGAGATGGCCCCCAGTGACAACTACGGCCAGTGTACCAACGTTGCCTGCCATACGGACGGCAAAGGACAACCGCCAAGGCTGGATGCAACCTGGGGCAGCAGCACATTCAACGCAGATTGTGCCGGCTGTCATGGCGGCAATGCCGACAGTGTAGCACCCATTGCCTCAGACATGCATGGGCAGCACATCAACCAGCTTTCAGTCAACGGTGTGAATTTCGGTTGTGCCGAATGTCATGCCCAGACTGTCACTGCTGACAGGACCATCGGCATGCCCGGCAATCACCTGAACCAGCTGGTCAACTACTCGGGGGCCAGGGCCGGCAAGAACAAGGCTGCCTGCAATGTTGCCTACTGCCACAGCGATGGCAAGGGGGGCGCAGGCATGGTGGTGAATTGGGCGGGTGGGACACCGATTGGCAACTGTGTCGGCTGTCATGGCTCGGCAATCCCTGCCGACTTTGCTTCAGTCTATGGGGAGCCTAACTATGCCTCTACCGGTGAAGGCCAAACGAGGGCAAACAGTCATAAAAAGCACATGGCTGGGGGAAGCGGGAGCTGTGTATATTGCCATACGGGTACGGTTACCGGAACAGGGGCACTGACCGGCGCCGCTCATCTGGACAAAACCATCCAAGTGGCCCCGGGTGGTGGAGAGAGTTTCGCCTATCCGGGCGGCAAGACCTGCTCGACCATTTCCTGCCATGGCTCAGGATCCCCCAATGCGGTCTGGGGCGCCACCTTTGCCACAGAGTGTACCGGTTGTCATGGCGGCAACGCGGCCATAGCTCCCAGCGATATCAAGACTGGCAAGCATGCCCAGCATATCAATAATGCAGGAGTAAACGGAACCAATTTCGGCTGTGCCGAGTGTCATGCCCAGACGGTAAGCGGCGACCGTACAATCAGCAATTCGACATTGCATCCTGACAAGTTGGTGAACTACTCCGGTGCCAGAGCAGGCAAGAATGCTGCTTCATGTAATACGGCCTACTGCCACACCAACGGCAAAGGGGGCTCAGGCATTGCAGTCAACTGGGCAACGGGGCCGGCCATAGATAACTGCACAGGTTGCCACGGTGCAGCTATTCCGGCTGACTTCGCCAGTATCTACGGTGAGCCTAACTATACGAGTACCGGCAGTGGGCTCGATCTTGCCAACAGCCACAAGAAGCATGTCGGTACCTCCGGTTCTTCTACATGTGTTTATTGCCATGGGAGGACGGTGGCTGCGGATGGCAAACTTTCCGGAGCCGATCACATTGACAGGTTCATTCAGGTCGCGCCGGGTGGAGGGAAAACCTTTCTATATCCAGGATCGAAAACTTGTTCGAATATCAGTTGTCATGGGACAGGCTCACCCGACGCCGTCTGGGGTGCGGCCATGCCGTTTGATTGTACCGGCTGCCATGGTGGCAATACGGCTGCTGCCCCCGGTGATATCAAAACCGGTAGCCATACCCAGCATATCAATCAGGCTGCACTCAATGGTGTTGATTATGGTTGTGCCGAATGTCATGCCCAGACCGTTGCCGGTGACCGCTCGGTTATCGACCAGGGCATCCATGGGAATCTGCTGGTCAACTACTCCGGGGCCAGGGCCGGGAAGGATGCAGCTGCCTGTAATACTTCGTACTGCCACAGTGACGGCAAGAGAAGCCCCGGCATGGTGGTTAGCTGGACAGGGGGAACTCCAATCACCAACTGCGTTGGTTGCCACGGTGTAGCCAGTCCTGCAGCCTTTACCAGCGTTGCCGGTGAACCTAATTACGCCAATGAAGGGCTCGGCCTCTTCAAGGCAAACAGCCACGCCACCCATACGCAAAAGCTTAAAATTTCCGGCGTCAGCGTCACCGGCGCCGCCAGTTGCGAGATCTGCCACATTGATACGGTCACCACGGCAGGGACGGCAATACTTTCGAACGCCAATCACCTCAATGGCAGTGTAAATGTAAAATTAGATACGGCCAAGGCAGGTCTAACCGCCGATTACAACTATTCCACCAGGACCTGCAGCACCATCAGCTGCCATGGCGGCGGCAGTCCCCGCTGGGGGGATGCTGCCAGTGCCGGGTGTAATGCCTGCCACGCAAACCTCAGCGGGGCGCATGCTGCTCACATTGGCAATCTGATCAGCGCGGGGATGATATCCTTCTATAACTTCACTGCAAACCGATCGACGGGCACTTTCTACCGCTACGGCTGCGGCAACTGCCATCCTGCCGCAGACGACACCACCCATCGCAACAATGTGGTTGAGATCATCCTGAGGAAAGACAAGCCAGGGGCAAGCCATCTGGTTTCCCTCAACAACCTGATCACCACTGATACTGGAGGGTTTACCAAAACAGCAGCAGATAACTTTACCTGTGAAACAGTCTACTGCCACTCAAACGGTCGTACTACCGGCACAGCAGAAGTGCTGGTTGCGGGTGATTATCGTCAGACTCCCAACTGGTACGGTACCTTCACCGGCAACAGGTGTGCCATGTGCCATGACAATCCTCCACGATATGCGGGCCAGTCCCATTATGTAGCAGAATCAAGCTTGGGTGACAATGGGGTCCGACCATTCGCTGAAACCGCGCACATGACCGGCATCCACTACATGAACACCTATGTGGGCAACAACAGAAACGGCTATCTCGGCTATTCCTCCAGTGGCAACATGGCCCATGGTAACCCGGGCCTGGCGACGACCATATCCTGTTACACCTGTCACAGCGGCATTGTCAGCAGCACAAAAGTCGACACCTATGCCATGTACGACACCAGCAGTGATTTCCGCTGTGCCACATGCCACAAGCCCGGCAGCAGAACTCCGCTTCAGGCAGGTGAGATAACCGATACTGCACTGCACATAAATGGTGCCAAAGAAGTAAGATTCGCTCCCATAACCATTAAGACCAAGGCCCAATTGGCCAACGTTGCCAATGCTTTAGGTTGGTCACGCAGCGGAGGCTACAAGACCGATACCTCATACGATAGTGCCGACCTGAGTGTTGCCACCTGGAATGCCCAGAGCAAAACATGCCTCACCGCGTGCCACGTCAATCAACCGGGCATTACCTGGGGGGCGCAGCTTAAGTGTGTGAGTTGTCACGCGAACCAGTAA
- a CDS encoding CxxxxCH/CxxCH domain c-type cytochrome — protein MRHDKVGSVAATGSKTQASVMTMIVALLIIGFFIADHLFPTAASADALKLIHNSTNTASGKYGTWGSEYTCATCHNRKAGKNIKYINYSIATPTGKRRVIFDRYTTTSNGITGVFGNDERTDYKDGSRNVCEVCHHRTLYHNYSASKLSNIVHAEHGPKGSSNRRDCNGCHQHSTGYKAPQVGECTSCHGIPPTSPATMVYGSNTLGFNPPADAGAHHRHRNIEQMECYTCHNNYGHGILNGNDMIEMGFRIDRKTWKGFSGISTVMAGTYTGTIGPPFTNNFAVAPGNPGTALLREAGVNSCSIYCHGDGWAVDAGKADPYKGPISWTHGPLGGIQRSCDAAACHGTTPANPPNPVPPGAHKRHVGDLEMACTRCHDDYVSPHMINGRVAWNLSEQGPSATYKGYKRFSTATLPGVAPYGDCNNIYCHSNVQPNGGVGEPDSYKTVTWGITTVLACDGCHGGKQGDGTIISSGAHTRHIGNYAYDCATCHNGYGGDGILMTHLDDNIQVVFNAYSGAYNQMPANAPGNGYGSCSANYCHSDAKGNKKSVGWGEAGPLACDACHKAAQTGNAVNTGKHTAHVDNVGFLGTNYGCVVCHANTVLNNFTIGNVGRHVNKYAEYSGARAGRYNSSTGTCSVSYCHSDGKGGSPAVTVSWKDGSVINDCKGCHGVSAGGTFISAAGEPNYANTGADTTFANSHDRHMGGIGLNTCVYCHNDTVSTIGLKVGTLHLNGMKNIAPGGGKTFTYLGNRTCSNISCHGGPAEAKWGQKFAADCTGCHGNNAISFTPISSGKHKLHINNPTFLGKNFACATCHALTVDPDDRSIADSAVHGNGFKNYTGTLAGSRSSYTTATGVCSASYCHTDGKGGTNKTFTSLNGWKSGATTLGCLGCHGNSSPADFTSGYGEPNYASTGAGTLRANDHKNHVDNGRLSCASCHGGTVDAGGAIFSSNSTHILNRQIDVQAGNGKSFGYEEGTKTCSNISCHGGKGSFSKIWGAPVTEDCTGCHGNNHLSFAPISSGSHKSHINNAATLGTYYNCTECHAKTINADERSFAEATKHGNGFLDYSGVRAGGSASYNSVQGNCSNTYCHTDGKGKANVAFSSANGWNSKTIYSNCIGCHGNDSAPDFASTAGEPNYASQTAGTLRANSHKVHVGAGAAGTCYYCHADVVGVTGSTVNTRHTNSYISYSTSGISGKTFNRGVGRTCSNIACHGTGTNTATWGGSLGCTGCHGGNAGAAPSDIKTGRHTSHMNNPDIGGNFTCAECHAPIVAGDTTLSDRTRHADGFVNYSGSMAGKNTAACNTAYCHSNGKAMPGSAVVWSTGATFVNCVGCHGTATGAGTFVSQAGEPNYANTGTAGSATSNSHQTHTNNLTLKGAASCEICHVSTVTTTGTQIKANSLHLDRSIDVYFDPAQAGSATYDKISRTCSNTVCHGSPAPKWGDTASVSCKTCHANLMSSGAHAVHVGIDLWNTNFATMYNYTSSNSAGAIYRYGCANCHPAVATGNHRNGTYGDMDLSSNALGIGALRRLNKQILTAGAGYTKDGTTTFTCDLVYCHSDGRNTVNPAYRKSPNWYGGAFTGNKCAMCHDNPPLYEGQSHYVAQSSMGKESGHMIGIHYRNNSKGNNRNGFLGYSSSGSTAHGNSAVSTTISCNTCHSGIVGSTKVDTYAMAGTASIFNCGSCHKADSRTPLQAGEIIDAALHVNGAKNVAFAPIDFKTKAQLSVAANALGWTRNGDYKADNSYDYADLRVSVWDAQTKTCLTACHVNQPNITWGAQLQCVSCHVNQ, from the coding sequence ATGAGACACGATAAAGTGGGAAGTGTTGCTGCAACAGGCAGCAAGACCCAGGCAAGCGTCATGACAATGATCGTGGCCTTACTGATCATTGGTTTTTTTATAGCAGATCATCTTTTCCCGACGGCTGCAAGTGCCGATGCTCTCAAACTGATCCATAACAGTACCAACACTGCTTCGGGCAAATACGGAACTTGGGGTAGCGAGTATACCTGTGCTACCTGTCACAATAGAAAAGCGGGAAAGAACATCAAGTACATCAACTATTCTATTGCCACTCCCACAGGTAAAAGAAGAGTCATCTTCGACCGCTATACCACAACGTCCAATGGGATAACCGGTGTTTTCGGAAATGACGAACGGACTGATTATAAGGATGGCTCCCGCAATGTCTGCGAGGTATGCCATCACAGGACCCTCTACCACAATTACAGTGCCAGCAAGTTATCCAATATTGTACATGCGGAACATGGACCAAAAGGGAGCAGTAACAGGAGAGATTGTAACGGATGCCATCAGCACAGCACAGGCTACAAGGCCCCTCAGGTAGGTGAGTGTACGTCCTGTCACGGGATACCCCCAACCAGCCCGGCAACCATGGTGTATGGCAGTAACACCCTTGGTTTCAATCCCCCCGCCGATGCCGGCGCTCATCACCGCCACCGCAACATTGAGCAAATGGAGTGCTATACCTGCCATAACAATTACGGTCATGGCATTCTCAATGGCAATGACATGATCGAGATGGGTTTCCGAATCGACAGGAAGACCTGGAAAGGATTTTCCGGTATCTCAACGGTAATGGCCGGAACATATACCGGCACCATCGGTCCTCCGTTCACAAACAATTTTGCAGTTGCTCCGGGAAATCCCGGTACCGCACTTTTGCGCGAAGCAGGTGTGAACAGCTGCAGTATCTACTGCCATGGTGACGGTTGGGCGGTAGATGCCGGGAAAGCTGATCCTTACAAGGGACCGATTTCATGGACCCATGGCCCCCTTGGTGGCATTCAGCGCTCCTGTGATGCCGCGGCATGCCATGGTACCACTCCAGCCAACCCGCCGAACCCGGTTCCACCCGGTGCACACAAAAGACATGTTGGAGATCTGGAGATGGCCTGCACCAGGTGCCACGACGATTACGTGAGCCCCCATATGATAAATGGGCGAGTGGCATGGAATCTGTCGGAACAGGGGCCATCCGCCACCTATAAGGGCTACAAGCGGTTTTCCACGGCGACGCTCCCCGGCGTAGCCCCTTACGGCGATTGTAACAACATCTATTGCCACAGTAATGTTCAGCCCAACGGTGGAGTTGGCGAACCGGACAGCTACAAGACAGTCACCTGGGGGATTACGACTGTTCTTGCATGCGACGGTTGCCATGGCGGCAAGCAGGGTGACGGAACAATAATCAGCAGCGGTGCCCACACCCGCCACATTGGCAATTATGCTTACGACTGCGCCACCTGCCACAACGGTTATGGCGGCGACGGTATCCTGATGACCCATCTCGACGACAACATCCAGGTGGTGTTCAACGCATATAGCGGTGCCTATAATCAGATGCCGGCCAACGCGCCCGGCAACGGCTACGGCAGCTGCTCGGCGAACTACTGCCATTCGGATGCAAAGGGGAATAAAAAAAGCGTCGGCTGGGGTGAAGCTGGTCCTCTGGCATGTGACGCCTGCCACAAGGCTGCCCAGACTGGTAACGCTGTCAACACCGGCAAACATACGGCCCATGTGGATAATGTGGGCTTCCTGGGCACCAATTATGGCTGCGTTGTTTGCCATGCCAATACCGTCCTTAACAATTTCACCATCGGTAATGTGGGCAGGCACGTCAACAAATATGCTGAGTATTCGGGTGCCAGGGCGGGTCGTTACAACAGCTCAACGGGGACATGCTCTGTTTCTTACTGCCACAGTGATGGAAAAGGCGGTTCCCCCGCCGTTACGGTTTCCTGGAAAGACGGCTCGGTAATCAATGACTGCAAGGGGTGCCACGGGGTATCTGCAGGAGGAACATTTATCAGTGCTGCAGGTGAGCCAAACTATGCAAACACCGGTGCGGATACGACATTTGCCAACAGCCATGACCGTCACATGGGTGGCATCGGCCTGAATACCTGCGTTTATTGCCACAATGATACAGTATCCACTATCGGCCTGAAGGTGGGGACCCTCCACCTGAACGGTATGAAAAATATCGCCCCTGGCGGCGGCAAGACCTTCACCTACCTTGGTAACAGGACCTGTTCCAATATTTCATGCCATGGAGGGCCGGCAGAAGCAAAGTGGGGCCAGAAATTCGCCGCAGACTGCACCGGCTGCCATGGCAACAACGCCATAAGTTTCACTCCGATCAGTTCAGGCAAACACAAGCTTCACATTAATAACCCGACCTTCCTGGGCAAAAATTTTGCCTGTGCCACCTGCCATGCCTTGACCGTCGATCCTGACGACCGAAGCATCGCCGATAGTGCGGTTCACGGCAACGGCTTCAAGAATTACACTGGTACCCTGGCCGGTAGCAGGAGCAGTTACACGACGGCAACCGGTGTCTGCTCGGCCAGTTACTGCCATACGGATGGCAAAGGGGGTACGAACAAGACTTTCACCAGCCTTAACGGCTGGAAATCCGGTGCAACAACGCTGGGGTGCCTGGGTTGCCACGGCAACAGCAGTCCGGCGGACTTCACTTCCGGCTATGGGGAACCCAACTACGCCAGTACCGGTGCCGGAACCCTGCGCGCCAACGATCACAAGAATCACGTGGATAATGGAAGATTAAGCTGCGCTTCCTGTCATGGCGGTACAGTCGATGCGGGCGGTGCGATTTTCTCCAGCAACTCCACACACATTCTCAATCGCCAGATTGATGTCCAGGCAGGCAACGGCAAGAGCTTCGGCTACGAGGAGGGAACCAAGACCTGCAGTAACATCAGCTGTCACGGCGGAAAAGGGTCTTTCAGCAAAATCTGGGGCGCGCCTGTCACTGAAGATTGCACCGGCTGCCACGGCAACAACCATTTGAGCTTTGCTCCAATCAGTTCCGGCAGTCATAAATCCCATATCAATAATGCCGCTACCCTCGGTACCTATTACAACTGCACCGAGTGCCACGCCAAAACGATCAATGCCGATGAACGCTCCTTTGCCGAGGCGACAAAACATGGCAATGGCTTCCTCGACTACTCCGGTGTCCGGGCCGGAGGCAGTGCCTCTTACAATTCCGTGCAAGGCAACTGTTCCAATACCTACTGCCATACCGACGGAAAAGGGAAGGCGAACGTTGCCTTTAGCTCCGCCAACGGCTGGAACTCAAAAACCATCTACAGTAACTGCATCGGTTGCCACGGAAACGATTCGGCTCCCGATTTCGCCAGCACCGCCGGCGAACCGAACTATGCAAGCCAGACTGCCGGCACTTTGCGTGCAAACAGCCACAAGGTGCACGTGGGAGCCGGGGCGGCAGGGACCTGCTACTACTGCCATGCGGATGTGGTCGGTGTCACCGGTTCCACCGTCAACACCAGGCATACCAACAGCTACATCAGCTATTCGACCTCCGGTATCTCCGGCAAGACATTTAATCGCGGCGTTGGCAGGACCTGCTCCAACATCGCCTGCCACGGTACGGGAACCAACACTGCCACCTGGGGAGGAAGTCTTGGCTGTACCGGTTGCCATGGTGGCAATGCCGGCGCTGCACCCAGTGACATCAAGACCGGCCGGCATACTTCCCATATGAATAATCCGGATATCGGCGGCAATTTTACCTGTGCCGAGTGCCATGCACCAATCGTAGCCGGTGATACAACCTTAAGTGATCGAACCAGGCATGCCGATGGCTTCGTCAACTATTCGGGTAGCATGGCAGGCAAGAACACTGCGGCGTGTAACACGGCCTATTGCCATAGCAATGGCAAGGCTATGCCTGGAAGTGCTGTCGTTTGGTCCACCGGCGCAACCTTCGTTAATTGCGTGGGCTGCCATGGTACGGCAACCGGTGCGGGAACCTTCGTCAGCCAGGCCGGTGAGCCGAACTACGCCAACACCGGTACTGCAGGTTCTGCCACCTCCAACAGCCATCAGACCCATACAAATAATCTGACCCTTAAAGGAGCAGCCAGCTGCGAAATATGCCATGTGAGTACGGTCACTACTACCGGCACTCAGATCAAGGCCAATTCCCTGCATCTTGACCGATCCATTGATGTCTATTTTGATCCGGCACAGGCAGGTTCGGCCACCTATGACAAGATCAGCCGTACCTGCAGCAATACCGTTTGTCATGGCTCCCCTGCGCCCAAATGGGGCGATACTGCCAGCGTCAGCTGCAAGACCTGTCATGCCAACCTCATGTCATCGGGGGCCCATGCAGTGCATGTTGGTATCGACCTCTGGAACACCAACTTCGCCACCATGTATAACTATACCTCCAGCAACTCGGCCGGCGCCATATACCGCTATGGCTGTGCCAACTGTCATCCGGCAGTTGCGACCGGCAACCACCGCAACGGCACCTATGGTGATATGGACCTGTCCAGCAACGCATTGGGAATCGGCGCCCTGAGGAGGTTGAACAAGCAAATTCTCACTGCCGGCGCGGGATATACCAAGGATGGCACAACAACCTTTACCTGTGACCTGGTCTATTGCCACAGTGACGGCAGGAATACCGTCAATCCGGCTTACAGGAAATCGCCAAACTGGTACGGCGGAGCTTTTACCGGTAACAAGTGTGCCATGTGCCACGACAATCCACCGCTTTATGAAGGCCAGTCCCATTATGTGGCCCAGTCGAGCATGGGTAAGGAAAGCGGCCACATGATTGGCATTCACTATCGCAACAACTCCAAAGGGAACAATAGAAATGGCTTCCTCGGCTATTCTTCCAGCGGCAGCACGGCACATGGAAACAGTGCAGTGTCAACTACCATCAGCTGTAATACATGTCACAGCGGCATCGTCGGCAGTACAAAGGTTGATACCTATGCCATGGCAGGCACAGCAAGCATCTTCAATTGCGGTTCCTGCCACAAGGCAGACAGCAGAACACCACTGCAAGCTGGTGAGATCATCGATGCAGCCCTCCACGTGAACGGCGCCAAGAATGTCGCCTTTGCACCGATCGACTTCAAGACCAAAGCCCAATTGTCAGTTGCTGCCAATGCCCTCGGCTGGACGCGCAACGGCGACTACAAGGCTGATAACTCGTATGATTACGCAGACCTGCGTGTCTCTGTCTGGGATGCCCAAACAAAGACATGCCTTACTGCCTGCCATGTCAACCAGCCCAACATTACCTGGGGAGCGCAGCTGCAATGTGTCAGCTGCCATGTCAACCAGTGA